Genomic window (Streptomyces cadmiisoli):
CCACGAGGTCCTCCTCCAGGGAGAGCAGCGCGGCGAGCGCGCCCCTGATCAGATGCTCGTCGTCGGCGAGCAGCACACGTACCGTCATGACGCCGCACCGCTGCCGGCCACCGCGCAGGGCACCTCCGCCACCAGCCGGAACACTCCGCCGCCGACCGGTCCCGCGGCCAGCGTCCCGCCGACGGCGGTCAGCCGCTCCCGCAGTCCGGTCAGTCCCGATCCCCCGCCGCGAGAGACGGCGGCGCTCGCGCTGTCCCGGCCCGGCCCGTCGGCGCGGTCGGCCGCTGTGTCGAGGACGCCGTCGTTCTCCACCGTGAGCACCACGTTCCCCTCCCGTACCCGTAGCCCCACCGCACACCGTCCCGCGTCTCCGTGCCGCAGCACGTTCGTCGTGGCCTCCCGGACCACCCAGCCGAGGGCCGACTGCACCTCCCCCGGCAGCCCGGACACCTCACCGGTGACTTCGCAGGCGATGCCCGCGGCCGTCAGAACGCCTTGCGCACCGGCGAGTTCCGCGCCGAGGTCGACCTCCCGATACCCGCGTACGACATCCCGCACCTCCCGCTGCGACTCCTGCGCGATCCGCTGCACCTCGATCATCTGCTCCACCGCCTCGGGCCGCTCCCGTCGCGCCAACTGCACGGCCAGCTCGCTCTTGAGCGCGATCACGGCGAGGTTGCGCCCCAGTACGTCGTGCAGATCCCGCCCGAACCGCAGCCGCTC
Coding sequences:
- a CDS encoding sensor histidine kinase, with translation MREPGTWWRGKSTPAKIETYTRWSFHFFAVIEFLTAGLPAVGELGPRLGGLLLLMVGVHAVLSAVTASRALDWTRGTRARPVRLIWAFTAVTAGFAVTALAVSAAAPDREDVRSAAGSVFAVVVIFGAGILSLAERDRRRVLAVVGGFSVGAGLVSLALGAPVTTALVIALVILLGASFLSFTSVFSVWLLDAVYELDAARETRARLAVAEERLRFGRDLHDVLGRNLAVIALKSELAVQLARRERPEAVEQMIEVQRIAQESQREVRDVVRGYREVDLGAELAGAQGVLTAAGIACEVTGEVSGLPGEVQSALGWVVREATTNVLRHGDAGRCAVGLRVREGNVVLTVENDGVLDTAADRADGPGRDSASAAVSRGGGSGLTGLRERLTAVGGTLAAGPVGGGVFRLVAEVPCAVAGSGAAS